The following are encoded together in the Monodelphis domestica isolate mMonDom1 chromosome 5, mMonDom1.pri, whole genome shotgun sequence genome:
- the LOC100025019 gene encoding uracil phosphoribosyltransferase homolog, which produces MPCHNQQLGPPAAATSPCPEPVAPGDGPGQEPAGGRGKLPAANGADNAGGPLAEDCESQGLFCHQLGPQLKVLPMNDQIRELQTIIRAKTASRGDFVFSADRLIRLVVEEGLNQLPYERCTVTTPTGHKYEGISFEKGNCGVSIMRSGEAMEHGLRDCCRSIRIGKILIQSDEDTQRAKVYYAKFPPDIERRKVLLMYPILSTGNTVIEAVKVLIEHGVQPSVIIVLSLFSTPHGATSIIREFPDLRILTTEVHPVAPTHFGQKYFGTD; this is translated from the coding sequence ATGCCCTGCCATAACCAGCAGCTCGGCCCTCCGGCCGCAGCCACCTCCCCGTGCCCGGAGCCCGTGGCCCCCGGCGACGGGCCCGGGCAGGAGCCAGCAGGAGGCCGGGGTAAGCTGCCGGCGGCAAACGGGGCGGATAACGCTGGGGGACCTCTGGCGGAAGACTGCGAGTCCCAGGGGCTCTTCTGCCACCAGCTTGGGCCGCAGCTCAAAGTGCTGCCCATGAACGACCAGATCCGGGAGCTGCAGACCATCATCCGGGCCAAGACGGCCAGCCGCGGGGACTTCGTATTTTCCGCCGACCGTTTGATCCGGCTGGTGGTGGAAGAGGGCCTGAACCAGCTGCCCTACGAGCGGTGTACCGTGACCACGCCGACCGGCCACAAGTACGAGGGTATCAGTTTTGAGAAGGGCAACTGCGGTGTGAGCATCATGAGGAGTGGGGAGGCCATGGAGCATGGCCTGCGCGACTGCTGCCGCTCCATCCGCATCGGCAAGATTCTCATCCAGAGCGACGAGGACACCCAGAGGGCCAAGGTCTATTACGCCAAGTTCCCCCCGGACATCGAGCGCAGGAAGGTCCTGCTCATGTACCCCATCCTGAGCACGGGGAACACCGTCATCGAGGCCGTGAAGGTCCTCATAGAGCACGGAGTGCAGCCCAGCGTCATCATCGTGCTCAGCCTCTTCTCCACGCCCCACGGCGCCACGTCTATCATCCGGGAGTTCCCAGACCTCAGGATCCTAACCACCGAGGTCCATCCTGTTGCGCCCACACACTTTGGGCAGAAGTATTTCGGGACAGATTAA